In the genome of Streptomyces collinus, one region contains:
- the sucB gene encoding 2-oxoglutarate dehydrogenase, E2 component, dihydrolipoamide succinyltransferase: MAVSVTLPALGESVTEGTVTRWLKAEGERVEADEPLLEVSTDKVDTEIPSPAAGVLASIKVAEDETVEVGAELALIDDGSGAPAAESAPAAEQVAEPAPEPAAAAPSTEQAAPAAAPSADAAAGGGSAEGTDVVLPALGESVTEGTVTRWLKSVGDTVEADEPLLEVSTDKVDTEIPAPTSGTLLEIVVGEDETAEVGAKLAVIGEAGAAPAAAPAQEAPAAPAQPEPTPAPAPAQPAPAPQAPSAPAPQQQVTPAPEPAPAAPAPAPAPAQAPAAPAAPAAAQPADDGAYVTPLVRKLAAEHGVDLSSVKGTGVGGRIRKQDVVAAAEAAKTAAAAPAPAAAAPSAAKKAPVLEASPLRGQTVKMPRIRKVIGDNMVKALHEQAQLSSVVEVDVTRLMKLRARAKDAFASREGVKLSPMPFFVKAAAQALKAHAPINAKINEAEGTITYFDTENVGIAVDSEKGLMTPVIKNAGDLNLAGIAKATADLAGKVRANKITPDELSGATFTISNTGSRGALFDTIIVPPGQVAILGIGATVKRPAVIETEEGTVIGVRDMTYLTLSYDHRLVDGADAARYLTAVKAILEAGEFEVELGL, from the coding sequence ATGGCGGTTTCCGTAACCCTTCCGGCGCTCGGCGAGAGCGTCACCGAGGGCACTGTCACCCGCTGGCTGAAGGCCGAGGGCGAGCGCGTCGAGGCCGACGAGCCGCTGCTCGAGGTGTCGACCGACAAGGTCGACACCGAGATTCCTTCGCCCGCCGCCGGTGTCCTGGCCTCCATCAAGGTCGCCGAGGACGAGACGGTCGAGGTCGGCGCCGAGCTGGCCCTGATCGACGACGGCAGCGGCGCGCCCGCTGCCGAGTCCGCGCCCGCCGCGGAGCAGGTCGCCGAGCCGGCTCCCGAGCCGGCCGCGGCCGCCCCGTCCACCGAGCAGGCCGCCCCGGCGGCCGCTCCCTCCGCCGACGCCGCCGCCGGCGGCGGCTCCGCCGAGGGCACGGACGTCGTCCTGCCCGCGCTCGGCGAGTCCGTCACCGAGGGCACCGTCACCCGCTGGCTGAAGTCGGTCGGTGACACCGTCGAGGCCGACGAGCCGCTGCTTGAGGTGTCGACGGACAAGGTCGACACCGAGATCCCCGCCCCCACCTCCGGCACGCTGCTGGAGATCGTGGTCGGCGAGGACGAGACCGCCGAGGTCGGCGCCAAGCTCGCCGTCATCGGCGAGGCGGGTGCCGCTCCGGCCGCCGCCCCCGCGCAGGAGGCCCCGGCCGCCCCGGCCCAGCCCGAGCCCACCCCGGCTCCGGCCCCGGCGCAGCCCGCCCCGGCCCCGCAGGCCCCGTCGGCCCCGGCCCCGCAGCAGCAGGTCACCCCGGCTCCCGAGCCGGCCCCGGCCGCTCCTGCTCCCGCCCCGGCTCCGGCCCAGGCCCCGGCCGCTCCGGCCGCTCCGGCCGCCGCCCAGCCCGCCGACGACGGCGCCTACGTGACCCCGCTGGTGCGCAAGCTCGCCGCCGAGCACGGCGTCGACCTGTCGTCCGTCAAGGGCACGGGTGTCGGCGGCCGTATCCGCAAGCAGGACGTCGTCGCCGCCGCCGAGGCCGCGAAGACCGCCGCCGCCGCCCCGGCCCCCGCCGCTGCCGCCCCGTCGGCCGCCAAGAAGGCCCCGGTGCTGGAGGCGTCCCCGCTGCGCGGCCAGACCGTCAAGATGCCGCGGATCCGCAAGGTCATCGGCGACAACATGGTCAAGGCCCTGCACGAGCAGGCCCAGCTGTCCTCGGTCGTCGAGGTCGACGTCACGCGTCTGATGAAGCTGCGCGCCCGTGCCAAGGACGCGTTCGCGTCGCGTGAGGGCGTCAAGCTCTCGCCGATGCCGTTCTTCGTCAAGGCCGCGGCGCAGGCGCTGAAGGCGCACGCGCCGATCAACGCCAAGATCAACGAGGCCGAGGGGACCATCACCTACTTCGACACCGAGAACGTCGGTATCGCGGTGGACTCCGAGAAGGGCCTGATGACCCCGGTCATCAAGAACGCCGGTGACCTCAACCTCGCCGGTATCGCCAAGGCCACGGCCGACCTGGCGGGCAAGGTCCGCGCCAACAAGATCACCCCGGACGAGCTGTCCGGTGCGACCTTCACCATCTCCAACACCGGGTCGCGCGGCGCGCTCTTCGACACGATCATCGTGCCGCCGGGCCAGGTCGCGATCCTCGGCATCGGCGCGACGGTCAAGCGCCCCGCCGTCATCGAGACGGAGGAGGGCACGGTCATCGGCGTCCGCGACATGACGTACCTGACCCTGTCCTACGACCACCGCCTGGTGGACGGCGCCGACGCCGCCCGCTACCTGACGGCGGTCAAGGCCATCCTGGAGGCAGGCGAGTTCGAGGTCGAGCTCGGCCTGTAA
- a CDS encoding GntR family transcriptional regulator, translating into MTAPVIHSLREQIREHILEGIISGRWQPGERIVERRIATELEVSQTPVREALRELESLRLIESAPNKGVRVRNLTAADLEESYPVRAGLEAIAAELAAQGLAEDCSALEPHVSALYEADRVSDGTAQVRHTVAFHRELVRAAGNSVLLHTWEGLGIEVFTALSIRWLGTQQQSYAEEHEELVAAFKRRDPRIAELVKAHVLGCAPRA; encoded by the coding sequence ATGACCGCGCCCGTCATCCACTCGCTCCGCGAGCAGATCCGCGAGCACATCCTGGAGGGGATCATCAGCGGACGCTGGCAGCCGGGTGAGCGGATCGTGGAGCGCCGGATCGCGACCGAGCTGGAGGTCAGCCAGACCCCGGTCCGCGAGGCCCTGCGCGAGCTGGAGTCGCTGCGTCTGATCGAGTCCGCTCCGAACAAGGGCGTGCGGGTCCGCAATCTCACGGCCGCCGACCTGGAGGAGAGCTACCCGGTCCGGGCCGGCCTGGAGGCCATCGCCGCCGAGCTGGCCGCCCAGGGCCTCGCGGAGGACTGCTCGGCTCTGGAGCCCCACGTCAGCGCCCTGTACGAGGCCGACCGCGTCTCCGACGGCACGGCCCAGGTCCGCCACACCGTCGCCTTCCACCGCGAACTCGTGCGCGCCGCGGGCAATTCCGTCCTGCTGCACACCTGGGAAGGCCTCGGCATCGAGGTGTTCACGGCCCTGTCGATCCGCTGGCTGGGCACCCAGCAGCAGTCGTACGCGGAGGAGCACGAGGAGCTGGTCGCCGCGTTCAAGCGCCGCGACCCGCGCATCGCCGAGCTCGTGAAGGCCCACGTGCTGGGCTGCGCGCCCCGGGCGTGA
- the aceE gene encoding pyruvate dehydrogenase (acetyl-transferring), homodimeric type, translating into MTDPNAIQPSELDQLPDRDPEETAEWQASLDAVTKAAGPHRAAYLMRRTLERAEGAGIALPKLLETDYVNSIPTSAEPAVPGDEALEQRITAWNRWNAAAMVTRGSKYGVGGHIATFASAAWLYETGFNHFFKGKEADGSGDQLYIQGHASPGIYARAFLDGRLNEEQLDNFRREAGGNGLPSYPHPRRLPWLWEFPTVSMGLGPLSAIYQARFNRYLANRGIKDTAGSHVWAFLGDGEMDEPESTAALALAAREELDNLTFVINCNLQRLDGPVRANFKIVQELEAQFRGAGWNVVKTLWGTAWDELFRLDTTGALVRRLRQVPDAQIQTYQTRDAAYIRQDFFGGDPALVEMAKLLSDDKILECFHLSRGGHEARKVFAAYKAAVEHKGAPTVILAQTVKGHTLGEGFASKNANHQMKKLSVDEFKNMRDLLELPIKDSDFVDGVVPYGHPGADSPEVRYLQERRAALGGPAPARRVHPVAPLPAPAEKAFASFDKGSGSQNVATTMAFVRLVKDLVRDKETGKRWVPIVPDEARTFGMESLFPSLGIYSPKGQTYEPVDRDQLMYYKEAKNGQILNEGITEAGSMADFIAASTSYATHGEAMIPFYIFYSMFGWQRTADQMWQLGDQLGRGFLVGATAGRTTLTGEGLQHADGHSPVIAATNPAALSYDPAFAYEVATIVKDGLRRMYGEAAPGEDQNVFYYLTVYNEPLPQPAKPSVAGVDEGIVKGLYRFNTAESAGITPPANAPRIQLLGSGTAIHWALKAQQLLAEEWDVAADVWSATSWSELRRDALEADEALLRGEERVPFVRQALQGAEGPVLAVSDYMRQVPDQIAQWVEQDWSSLGADGFGLSDTREAARRHFGVDAESIVVAALAQLARRGEVKAASVKEAREKYGL; encoded by the coding sequence ATGACCGACCCCAACGCCATCCAGCCGAGCGAGCTCGACCAGCTCCCCGACCGGGACCCGGAGGAGACCGCCGAATGGCAGGCCTCCCTGGACGCGGTCACCAAGGCTGCCGGGCCGCACCGTGCCGCATACCTGATGCGCCGCACGCTGGAGCGCGCCGAGGGCGCCGGCATCGCGCTGCCGAAGCTCCTCGAAACCGACTACGTCAACTCCATCCCCACCTCCGCCGAGCCGGCCGTGCCCGGTGACGAGGCGCTGGAGCAGCGGATCACCGCGTGGAACCGGTGGAACGCGGCCGCGATGGTGACCCGGGGCAGCAAGTACGGCGTCGGCGGCCACATCGCCACCTTCGCCTCCGCGGCCTGGCTGTACGAGACGGGCTTCAACCACTTCTTCAAGGGCAAAGAGGCCGACGGCTCCGGCGACCAGCTCTACATCCAGGGCCACGCCTCCCCCGGCATCTACGCCCGCGCGTTCCTCGACGGCCGTCTGAACGAGGAGCAGCTCGACAACTTCCGCCGGGAGGCGGGCGGCAACGGCCTGCCCTCCTACCCGCACCCGCGCCGGCTGCCCTGGCTGTGGGAGTTCCCGACCGTTTCCATGGGCCTCGGCCCGCTGTCGGCGATCTACCAGGCGCGCTTCAACCGCTACCTGGCCAACCGCGGCATCAAGGACACCGCCGGTTCGCACGTGTGGGCGTTCCTCGGTGACGGCGAGATGGACGAGCCCGAGTCGACGGCGGCCCTCGCGCTGGCGGCCCGTGAGGAGCTGGACAACCTCACGTTCGTCATCAACTGCAACCTGCAGCGCCTCGACGGCCCGGTCCGCGCCAACTTCAAGATCGTGCAGGAGCTGGAGGCCCAGTTCCGCGGGGCCGGCTGGAACGTCGTGAAGACGCTGTGGGGCACGGCCTGGGACGAGCTGTTCCGGCTGGACACCACGGGCGCGCTCGTACGCCGCCTGCGTCAGGTACCGGACGCGCAGATCCAGACGTACCAGACCCGCGACGCGGCCTACATCCGCCAGGACTTCTTCGGCGGCGACCCGGCGCTCGTGGAGATGGCGAAGCTGCTGAGCGACGACAAGATCCTGGAGTGCTTCCACCTCTCGCGCGGTGGTCACGAGGCCCGCAAGGTGTTCGCCGCGTACAAGGCGGCCGTCGAGCACAAGGGCGCGCCGACGGTGATCCTGGCCCAGACGGTCAAGGGCCACACCCTCGGCGAGGGCTTCGCGTCGAAGAACGCCAACCACCAGATGAAGAAGCTCTCGGTGGACGAGTTCAAGAACATGCGCGACCTGCTCGAACTGCCGATCAAGGACAGCGACTTCGTCGACGGCGTGGTGCCCTACGGCCACCCGGGCGCCGACTCCCCCGAGGTCCGCTACCTCCAGGAGCGGCGTGCCGCCCTCGGCGGTCCGGCCCCGGCCCGCCGGGTGCACCCGGTCGCCCCGCTGCCCGCCCCGGCGGAGAAGGCGTTCGCCTCCTTCGACAAGGGCTCCGGCTCGCAGAACGTGGCCACCACCATGGCGTTCGTCCGTCTGGTCAAGGACCTGGTCCGCGACAAGGAGACGGGCAAGCGCTGGGTGCCGATCGTCCCGGACGAGGCGCGCACCTTCGGCATGGAGTCGCTGTTCCCCTCGCTCGGCATCTACTCGCCGAAGGGCCAGACGTACGAGCCGGTCGACCGCGACCAGCTGATGTACTACAAGGAGGCCAAGAACGGCCAGATCCTCAACGAGGGGATCACCGAGGCCGGTTCGATGGCCGACTTCATCGCCGCTTCGACGTCGTACGCGACGCACGGCGAGGCGATGATCCCGTTCTACATCTTCTACTCGATGTTCGGCTGGCAGCGCACGGCCGACCAGATGTGGCAGCTCGGCGACCAGCTCGGCCGCGGCTTCCTCGTCGGCGCCACGGCCGGCCGCACGACGCTGACGGGCGAGGGCCTGCAGCACGCCGACGGCCACTCCCCCGTGATCGCGGCGACGAACCCGGCGGCGCTGTCGTACGACCCGGCGTTCGCCTACGAGGTCGCGACGATCGTCAAGGACGGTCTGCGCCGGATGTACGGCGAGGCGGCCCCGGGTGAGGACCAGAACGTCTTCTACTACCTGACCGTCTACAACGAGCCGCTGCCGCAGCCCGCGAAGCCGTCCGTCGCCGGTGTCGACGAGGGCATCGTCAAGGGCCTGTACCGCTTCAACACGGCGGAGTCGGCGGGCATCACGCCCCCGGCGAACGCCCCGCGGATCCAGCTGCTCGGCTCCGGTACGGCGATCCACTGGGCGCTCAAGGCGCAGCAGTTGCTCGCCGAGGAGTGGGACGTTGCGGCCGACGTGTGGTCGGCGACGTCCTGGAGCGAGCTGCGCCGGGACGCCCTGGAGGCGGACGAGGCGCTGCTGCGCGGCGAGGAGCGGGTGCCGTTCGTGCGGCAGGCGCTCCAGGGTGCCGAGGGCCCGGTGCTGGCGGTCTCCGACTACATGCGCCAGGTCCCGGACCAGATCGCGCAGTGGGTCGAGCAGGACTGGTCCTCGCTGGGCGCCGACGGCTTCGGCCTCTCGGACACCCGTGAGGCGGCCCGCCGCCACTTCGGCGTCGACGCCGAGTCGATCGTCGTCGCGGCCCTGGCCCAGCTCGCGCGGCGCGGCGAGGTCAAGGCGGCGTCCGTGAAGGAAGCGCGCGAGAAGTACGGTCTGTGA